The following is a genomic window from Vitis vinifera cultivar Pinot Noir 40024 chromosome 6, ASM3070453v1.
GATATATTGatctcatattaaaaataatattatatatattaaattagataatgattaaaaaaacattttagtcTTTATACTGAAATTTacctttaaattaaattaattaattatttttaatagtagaatttaatttagttttatatattttttttactcttttcatgataaataatgaatattttaatttttaaactttatttattattattattctttgtttCACTCTCACATTATTcgtaatatcattttttttttgaaaaaaaaaaatttaattggaTCACAATTATTTTCACTCAAGTTAGAATCTTAAGGATAaataaatctttaattttattataaatgatgacattattatttttaaattatattatatttaacttgttacaaaaaatgtttaaaaacttgaaaaattaaaaggcttaaattaaattatggtttttattttatttgagttttaaaagaataattttattattgattttttttaatgtattaaattattttttttaaatgaataattttatttcgttttaatttttaaattaattttattagctaaatttaaatttaaaaacatttattctttaatttcaaatttaaccCTTTTAATCctaatttgaaaaacatttctTAGTAAAAGgactaaaaatatagaaaataaatgaatttttttataattaattggtataaattaattcttaattaaaaaattcaagattaagagaaatagttttttaatcattattgaattaaaaataaaatagtaattacTTGTatactaaattatttattaattataaatggtaaaaaataataatgtgatttgaaaataaaatgagatgATATTTTTCATGTCCATAAAATaagcaattttttcatttttaatatttatttaaaaatagtataattCACTTAAAATTAGTAATGgttaatagttttttattaagaaaaagtaaagaaaaataaaatattgtttttcaaaatcttgtgaaatgttagattttttttctaaaatcattttttaagctAGAAGTGTTGAATAGCCAAGGGTTTGCTAGGAAAGtttgttattaaattagaaGTCATAAGGTGAgtcttttttcatttattagaaatatatatatatatatatatataaaggctTATGATTTTCAGTTTCCATCAAAGTATTTTTTTGAGGAAAATGCATGCCATTTTATGAAACCACATCCAAACGGACCCTAAATCATGGGTCCAAATGAGTGTCAGGAGAGAATAGcatggattgaaaaataggAGGAGGTAGCCAAGATATCATGATGATTCCAATAAATGGAGCCACACATTGTCGTTGGAACTTATTCCACTGCAACACCTTCACTCCCTTTTCTTAggaggaattacagaattttcaaaaatacattCTGAAGAAGTAGACATTTAGACCAATGCCACTTGCAATGTGTTTCTTTTCTTGGATCAGTCTACTCGAGCAGACATGGTAGGTCACTCAACTTGCAGCTTATGCAACCAATGGTATAAATGTCTTGGCATTTCATGTGACCACGACCACCCCCACTAGTGTAAAATGGCCCTGGCAATCTAAATGCTGGAGAGGGACTACTACTGGCCTAGTGGGTGAGGAGGATGATAAGACTAAATGACAAATGAGAATAGTCGTACTCTTCATATGACCCATTTTCCCGCATTTATAATTTGCTTTGTCCTTTATTAGCCAAACAAAGCCCAAGTTGGATCTAAGTCTCGTACAAGATTTACAAACTCATTTATGACTTACGAGGCGATCAACAAGAAAAACGGAAACTCCTTTCCTTTTTACCAAGGGAGGGAAAATACATGTTACCTAGTCCCCACTTTTGGTGTTTGGGTGGGGCATCTCTATGGTCCCGTTACTATTGCGGGTGAAGCATTGGAATCTGGACTTTTCTCTTGATATTGATTCTAACTTaaatgcattaaaaaataaaatcgcCTTGGTTTCTCGGAGTTTGGATTAGAGTTCACAATTTGTGTTGATGGTTTTTCAATTAACTCAACcatgatataaataataatcaaaataaaaacataaattattaaataagtaacAAGTCATATAACCTATTTAATCTATTTGATAATCAGGTACTTATATTATGATTAATCTGTGATATCTTAACTAttcaaatgatatatttattaaaaaaattaaaatgatttaattagattaatcaatacaaatattaaatagGTCAATTCAAATCacattttaataatgtaaattaataaaaaaaataatttatttattaaacgaGTTACATGGTCAACACGCCATGGATTCAAACCCCATTAATGAAAGATATCAAATTCTATCACCCACAATTCGATATCACTTTTGAAGacaagccaaaacaatgaaaacatatCCGCGAGCCCCTTTGGTCCCACATTAACCAGAAAGCAATTCAATACAAAATTCTCTGGTGAAACTTCTTTTCAATGTCAATAAAATGGCTATCCACCCACGTACCAGCATCATCTTTAGGTCTTTGTATCCATCTTCACAAAAAGCATTAACGTAATTTCACAATCAATTCAGAATGGGACCTCCAAAAGCCTAGAAACGAGTGGGAAGAGTTGCCGCATGGGCCCTAATCCTATTCCAATGTCACCTTATACAGCAATACTTGTTTTAGGTGTATTGAGAAACACAATCCTCACATCATTCAATCATTAATCAGGATGacttttgatgaataataaaatttttcattacctTATGAAATATCTAAGATCTAAATTGATTGTTTTATTGaccaaatttattataaattacgATAATAATTCGTTTCTCACAACACAAGAACTTTAACCTTAATAAAACTAAGAATAACTTCAAATAAGaatctttttgtttctttagaaGGATTATACTCTTACGGGAAAGAAGAAatcatatttcttctttttatggTTTTCCAGAGAGGATagtcaaaatataaaatatctctctttggaagagaagtcaaaatataaaatatatttctttgatttttcagGAAAGAACCGAGAGAGTTTTTCActcaaagagaaagagagataattatttattttttaatagtcaCAGTTTTTGGGGAGTTTTAAAATgcttgtattttcattttcatggttgGTAGGGGAGAAAAGTAAGGCAAAGACTACTCAACATTTCGACAATTATTTGAGAAATTTATCCGCTAGTGTAATGATTAACTTCATAACTTCACTCCCGAATGCCATGGGAGAACACCCAATTTATCTGCCATTTTTATACACCTAATTTAGGTATTCTTGTTTGGGTAATTGCCCTCTGAGTAGACTATTGAGTTGAGGGAGCTTCCATGTTGAGAATGAATGAAACACCCAACTAAGAATTTCTGAATTTCAACTGCAAATACTTGTATTACAATCTTTATATACCATACAAaggcttttgcaatttttgcaAACAAGCTAAAACTCTGTCAAAATTACAGATGCAAACTGTTGATATTCACAATTACATAGCCCAGAGATGAAGAAATCAATAGGGCGATAGTACTGATTCACTATACCAGTGATTCAGAATAAGAAATCTATGAATTtgagccatggaactgaaatctTGGATACTTTGTCTGCTTCAGTAGAACAGGTTGAAGACGACGTCGTTTCGCTAGCTTCGGCGGCGCTCTCGCCAACGTCTGGTTCAGATTTTTTGCAGCACAGGAAGAAGTTTCGCGATCCCAATGTCATCAGCTTTTCGTTTCTGTCCAGACCTGCCGCATTCAAAAACCGTATCAATCACCACCACTACACGTGTTGAattcaacaacaatttttttttacggCTGAGATTCAACGATGAAGATATGGGGAGAGAGGGCTTACTTTCTAAACTGAACTGCGAATAATGAAGATCGAAACCGGCGGGATCCGTGGTCGGTAAGACCAGCCGCCGCCCCTCCTTCGCGTACTGCCGCAGTACCGCCGCGATCAGATCTCCGACTGTTGAATCCGGCGACATCACAACCTGGACTGGCCCTAAACTCCTCTGAACGGTGACATTGAGCAGCAACTTGGTCAACCGTGGCCCTCCCTCCGGCGAGAGCCCAGAGACACTCCTACCTGAGAGCAGATCCGGCAAGGTCTTTGGACGGCGAAGCTCCGCCTGCGGGGCCATAGTCATCGGAATACCGGAGTGGAACGACGACGATCTCTGGGCCAGCCTCCCCTTCCGGTTCTTCTCTTCGTGTCCTCTCCGGTGAATCTTGGAAGTAGACATGATGATAATAGTAGAATTCTAAAAGGAAATTTCAATGAACAGATTATCTCAATCGGCGGTAACGGACGAATCTGAGGCGAGGGAAGCCGAGAAGTGGAGAAGAGCTAGTGCTCTTTGGTTTCCGGCGATAGGAAGCTACCATGTGGAAGAGTTAATGAAAGAAACATTAAAGGGCAAAAGTGTGACATATGCAAATTTCGGACGAGGAATCAAGGAATGCCCACGCTGGATTTATATATATGGAGAAGGGAGCGGTGGGAGAAGAAGATAAGAACTTCCCTAGATTTTTCGTCGCAGTCTCACCGGCTGTAGCCGGTTCCCTGTACAATGTGGCCCGCGTGTCTTAtttctaaatattataataatatattgacaAAAAtgtatattcttaaaaaaaaaaaaagttttaaataatattttgttgtgCGCAGATATCCTTTTACGTTTGCTAaaagaaaactttaaaaatatatgcaatcttattaataaaaaatattaaacttataGTTTTGATGGttcacttaaaaaaatatacgaatttttgaagaaaaaaaaagaagaaaataattcatcttataaaaatatgaaaaataaaaattcatgttACAATCTTTGCAATTTGCCCATTTTTTCAGagtattcaattaaaaatacatcttgaaaaattaaacttatttttttatctattgtaaaaaataagtttaatataaaaaaaattaacaggAAAGTATTTATAGTTAAATGGAAGGCAAAGTCCGCAAGATGGGTCAAAGCTGCGGACTCTGCGGTGGTGGCCACTGCGGACTCTTGGCTGCGAGAGAGCAGTGGTGGTGAAGTGGCGACAAAAAATGTATAAACCCTGGATGCATGAACCAAATGCACGCTCGTGATGCAATCTGAGGGGAGGTCTTTCTGCTAAAGTGCGCCGGTGGGCTGCCAGGATGTTTCTTCCCTCCCTCGAGTCCCTCCACTGCAGACGTGGAAGTTTCCCTGTGGCCCCCTCCGCGTTTGGCGTGGAGGGGTGCGGAGCGTAGACACGTCACGGAGACAATAATTGAATGTGGCGGCTCTAGAGTGTTGCCGAACTATCCGTCACGTGGACGTCAGTTGAaccccattaaaaaaaaacgaagCGAGCAGAGTCCCTGAGTTGTTAATCAGTTCACGTTCCAAGCCACCTATCATCTTCAAGGGTCCCTGTCCACGCGAGCGAGGAAGACGTGCCATGTGGACCATATGTTGTGGTGGTGAAGCCTCATTGATTAGTAAAAGACAAAGGTTGGATGCCAGGTGGACACTACTAGTCCACTGTAAGTTATGAGGACACGTCACACGCACGCAATTAGCGAGGGTTGAGATTAGAAATGTGACTGAGTGGGGATTACGAGTTAGTGACTttttgaaatttggttgtggaaCGGTGGAGGTTGCTTTCAATCGCCAGTAATTAACCTAATCAATTGGAGAGTTTGAAAGAATCTAATTTACTCTCTCTCTATATCTCTATTATAgacataatattatttaaataaaaaatcctaaccAGTTTAATACGTGCTGATTATGCATATCCACTATGCTCTGTAGAtaacaacaaattttaaaatagtcatAGAAGTTGTGATATTCTTCATCTAGCAATCACATATCAAtttcatttggatttttttttttaaaaataatattatttttaaatagtttttgagaacaatatTCTAAAACCTAtggcattttttaaattattttttcaaaaaataatttcttcttaataggaataaaactttaaaatatgatttttaatgtGAATGTaaatgactattttaaaaataaattcataattatcTTTATGACTACATctatagttttattaaaaaagaaaatggagtttTGGACCAAAATAACCCTATAATaggataaaatataaattctaaGCACCCAAATGTGATTTGATTATCAATGTTTCGCTTTTCAACTTTTGGTACTTTTAAATTTAcacttttacaattttttatgattttgtttttcattttttcttatttttcacatATACATAAAATAgtgattaattaatatttttaaaaatataagctttaataatatatatatttcattgtaAGAGTCTAGTATTAttacaataaaaacaaaaatttaaaaatattaataaattatgattttatttattaataaattaataatattaaagtaATAAAGTtatactaataaaataatacaaaatgaaaaacaaaatcattgaaatatatttaaaaatataaagttaaaaatacaAAAGGTTTAAATTAAAATCCCATTTGACAACTAAGGCTTTAGTTTAAAAGTAAATACACATAAGGGAAATACAGTTtcagttcaaaaataaaattgcatttgataaatatattttttgtttaaaagtgAAACCGCATTTGTTAAATGTGAtcttaattcaaaattaaaatttgttcaaTATATGTGATTTATATTGAGTGAAAGacatatagagaaaaaaaaaaagcaaatgtCGGAACAAAGCGAAGTGGAGCGACgacatttttcattcaaacttgtatttttattgttaagggCGAACGATAGGTTGTGGGGGGTGCGGGGGGCAACCCCCACGGTATGGCTCAAGGGTATTTTTGAAGTTTCATTATTTGAggattaatataaatattttttttttatgtaatccTAATTTCAGATATAGTGAAAGTCTTTTTCATTATTTCGTAGATACTCtatcaaattatcaaatttatgttttttttcgttttatttaatttttaccatAAATCAATTGcacaaatatcaataaaaatcatatttacaATCTATGTACAAAACAACAATAATCGTTGATGGccttcaaatataattttcacaATCTATGTATGTCTAGGTTTACACCTTAATAGGAGAGAATGGTAGTTGAAGTGGATGGAATTAGAAGGGAGAAAAGACAAGTGGGGCCCTGGGGGAGGGTGGGGGTATACTGGTGGAGGAGGTTGGGAAGCACGTGAACAAGAACGGGGGGCCTGTTCGGAGTTCGGAGTTTGTAGTTGGTTACTTGGTGTTGGTAGTGCTTACACTACACGTGTTGTCATTACATCAATTATtatgggttttgggttttataAGCAAAAGGGGAAGTAGTGAGATTATGAGAATATTGGGAACCTGTCACCATTCACCTCCACCGTCCATCACTGATGGCCTTTCACCCTCCAAGCcctattctctctctctcctctctctctctctctctctcatgcacacacaaatcaaaatcaatatttctaCATTTTATTTGGGTGGATAATGGATTTTCCTATTAAATATAGTGTATAAGTTGCCAGTTTTTGATGTTTACGTTTTGTATGTCTTCATCCATACACACTTTCACACGCAAGCTTCATCCCAACTCATGCTTCCCACTAGAATTTCAagacataatttttttagtcgatgatttatttttatatactactatactcatttcatttatttaaattttttatataaagattaaataattaaaaatatatataaatctataactaattttatttatatataatttttatagtaaaattaaatataattttttttttaatttttgttattttttcttaatattttttaaaagctaAACATATCTTTAAGTAGCTGTAAAaatgataactatttttttaccTTCGAAATTAGaaagtatattattttcttaaattgtgaaataataattttatttgaattaattttagttataatttagattatatttgCTTTGAAAATGCATCTATAGTATTAAGAGGAAAAGAGTCTGTACTTATAAAGTACTAAGATTATAGGGCAAACGGACAAACATCTCATACGGGTCAAACAAACCCTCACACGGGTTTAGGGATCAACTCTAATACAATTTGTAACGACCCACTTAtaatcatatagatattttCCACTTTGATTTAAAGTCCATTTCACAGCAATTTTAAGAACCATTTTTAGCCTTAAAaatgttttggaaaaaaaaaatgtttgacaaattttacgaaacaattttaaaaatcatattagaaaattttttgtagtattttacatagaaatactttataaataattctcttaaaaacacttccattaaaaataagtagaataaaaatattaccaaaTACAGTCTTAATTGCGTTgctaaataaaattgatttatataacaAATTTCATAACAATAATGACAGGATAAAAGTCATATTCTTTTTcaattgataattaataaagggAACTTTATCTCCTAAAGCAAATTTGCCCCACAATAATAGTCACCTAAAAAAGGCTAGTCAATGATTTTGACGGGGAAgacaaaaattataaagaagGTAGAAATATTCTAATAATTCATAAAGGTAGAGATTTATTTTCTTGTATCATAAacagaaaatattgattttattgacgcatttatcaatattttgtcAATTTGCTAGATGGGATATAGTGATTGCATGTTAATAAActttcatttaataaatgaatttattattattattattatatttgccATATATGTAAATGGTAAAAATGATGGGACGTGTACCAtccccttgaaaaaaaaatcttatatataaataaaaaaattatccaaaatttaaCATTAATAAGTTATAATGTCTTGAAAAATACTGACAAACCTCTAGATCTATAAttcttgatgaaaaaaataaataattattgttaGAAATAATTTGGAAAAAGAGATTTAAGAATgaagtaataaaattaaattttaatattaaaattttaaaaaataataaatataaaagcatttactttacaaataaattgatTCCTCTAACTAAGAATATCGAGAATTTgttttacaattaaattaagtttgttttgatgaaaatttaatcTAAAGGTGCTGGTAagaatagaaattgaaaatatctATTATGTTTTGCTATAAGTGGCAAATCATTGTTTAATGAAGTTGTATTCGAGGTAGGTCACCTTGTCCTAACTgtgccttttttatttaaaataatttttattcccgtcatataaaaaaattaaatgggacgATACGAGGCAAGGAGGGAGCCATgggtaaaaatttaaaattaattttatatctaatCGAGATGGTATGTAATAGGGCAATACTTGAAACtgtcatatttaaaaaaaaaccttaaatccacattaaattcttttatttaaattttaaatttatccttTCAGAGGCGGGGCAAGATAGATATTTGAAAAAACCCGCCCCATCCAATCCTGACTCTTCAAGACCTTCCAACAAGTAGCTGAGAGTAACTCTAACAACTTGGTACTTGAAAATGAAAcattttgaataataaattaacaattGATAACGGTCCTTAGTTTGACAGGGTCCACCATTAGGTGTGTGACATTATGGTTGCTTGGCATATGATTATTGTGTGAATTTTCGC
Proteins encoded in this region:
- the LOC100256741 gene encoding uncharacterized protein At4g22758 — translated: MSTSKIHRRGHEEKNRKGRLAQRSSSFHSGIPMTMAPQAELRRPKTLPDLLSGRSVSGLSPEGGPRLTKLLLNVTVQRSLGPVQVVMSPDSTVGDLIAAVLRQYAKEGRRLVLPTTDPAGFDLHYSQFSLESLDRNEKLMTLGSRNFFLCCKKSEPDVGESAAEASETTSSSTCSTEADKVSKISVPWLKFIDFLF